The following coding sequences lie in one Yamadazyma tenuis chromosome 3, complete sequence genomic window:
- a CDS encoding uncharacterized protein (EggNog:ENOG503P1T7; BUSCO:EOG09264ZWF; COG:O), which produces MSAKVVLISSDDEKFPVELKVAEKSILIKNMVLDLNPDGLEEDFEIPTPNVRATVLEKVIEWCEHHKNTVFPDEDDEDAKKSAPIDEWDKNFLKVDQEMLYEIISAANYLNIRPLLDAGCKTVAEMIRNKSPEELRKIFNIVNDFTPEEEAAIRRENEWAEDR; this is translated from the coding sequence ATGTCAGCTAAAGTTGTTTTAATATCGTCGGACGACGAAAAGTTTCCTGTTGAATTGAAGGTGGCTGAGAAATCcattttgatcaagaacatgGTGTTGGATTTAAATCCCGACGGTCTcgaagaagattttgaaatcCCAACCCCTAATGTGAGAGCCACTGTATTGGAAAAAGTCATCGAGTGGTGTGAGCACCACAAGAACACAGTTTTCCctgatgaagacgatgaagatgctAAGAAATCGGCTCCAATTGACGAATGGGAtaagaacttcttgaaggtggaCCAGGAAATGTTGTATGAAATCATTTCTGCCGccaactacttgaacatAAGACCCTTGTTGGATGCCGGGTGTAAGACCGTTGCCGAGATGATCAGAAACAAGTCTCCTGAAGAGTTGagaaagatcttcaacattGTCAACGACTTTACTCCTGAAGAGGAGGCTGCTATCAGAAGAGAAAACGAGTGGGCTGAAGATCGTTAG
- the SPP1 gene encoding COMPASS (complex proteins associated with Set1p) component (EggNog:ENOG503P16E; COG:S), with product MSAHGPITYSSINHHPVEIESSEELTKQYKKFKSAPKFDFNSDELYCICRKPDVEGQLMVGCDGCDEWFHFKCVGINTLYKELIATFFCKFCQWKGKGNTKWKRKCRVDTCWKSVDTNSKYCSKECGIEYMKQLKENVAADKIKLIVDQFGLDQFKELGLEFPELDQVKQFEQNLDKFPEDLRIELAKSEKQLSITKKEIEEYKKKIELLTRYKELMKTLNEKVTKFSTKKKVELCLYNRNLRKISQPWVEDFQASINDIADSYKAGETTFKDTCIQEKRKCPRHNGSMNLINDEFIVKIGALEGDLKQFQEQQTLVLRDYSISIRSELKRLNKDTKERTSSSMPISKVVEMTRLTSRAGVRTRKFTGVNSRFQAVLEEFNSLSCDFLTRQQAAKATVFRSVLSFIHWFKINKFNYVLHDKNNHLKQSYIEGNLEVTNSSAEVTSTGGMVARLTSTRYVRPEFRPDTYSLSPTHLLKSAIKVGKFMYSAQVLNIQSNTVESVLLALTDTRIQLEPESLLVFKDQNSHIQTFYDQKVRIYLRWHVYNDKPIDVDLLRSGY from the exons ATGCTGGCACACGGTCCCATAAcatattcttcaataaacCACCATCCGGTGGAAATAGAAAGCTCGGAGGAGCTTACAAAGCAAtacaagaagttcaaaagTGCCCCCAAATTTGACTTCAACAGCGATGAGCTCTACTGCATTTGTCGAAAGCCTGATGTGGAAGGCCAGCTTATGGTAGGGTGTGATGGATGTGACGAGTGGTTTCATTTCAAGTGTGTGGGTATCAACACCTTGTATAAAGAGTTGATTGCCACCTTCTTCTGCAAGTTTTGTCAGTGGAAAGGCAAGGGAAATACCAAGTGGAAAAGAAAGTGTAGGGTGGATACGTGCTGGAAACTGGTTGAtaccaactccaagtactgTAGTAAAGAATGTGGAATTGAATACATGAAGCAGCTTAAGGAGAATGTTGCGGCcgacaagatcaagttgatcgTAGACCAGTTTGGACTCGACCAGTTTAAGGAGTTGGGACTTGAATTCCCAGAGTTGGATCAGGTGAAGCAGTTTGAACAGAATCTCGACAAATTTCCTGAAGACTTGAGGATcgagttggccaagtctGAGAAACAGTTGTCCATCACTAAAAAGGAGATCGAAGagtacaagaagaagattgaaTTGTTGACGAGGTATaaggagttgatgaaaacgTTGAATGAAAAAGTCACCAAATTCAGCACCAAAAAGAAGGTCGAGTTATGCTTGTACAACAGAAACCTTCGAAAAATCTCACAGCCTTGGGTGGAGGATTTCCAGGCCAGTATCAATGACATTGCAGATAGTTATAAAGCAGGCGAAACCACCTTTAAAGACACTTGTAtccaagaaaagagaaagtgCCCCAGGCACAATGGGAGCatgaatttgatcaatgatgaGTTCATTGTGAAGATTGGTGCTCTTGAAGGCGACTTGAAGCagtttcaagaacaacaaaCGCTTGTGTTGAGAGATTATTCTATCTCA ATAAGATCAGAGCTTAAAAGACTCAACAAAGATACAAAAGAGAGAACATCTTCCTCTATGCCCATCAGCAAGGTGGTTGAGATGACGAGGTTGACGTCTAGAGCTGGTGTTAGAACCAGGAAATTCACCGGTGTGAATAGCCGTTTTCAAGCTGTGCTAGAAGAGTTTAACCTGTTGAGCTGTGACTTCTTGACTCGTCAGCAAGCTGCAAAGGCTACTGTATTTCGGTCTGTGTTGTCTTTTATCCACTGGTTCAAAAttaacaagttcaactATGTGCTCCACGACAAGAATAACCATCTCAAACAACTGTATATAGAGGGCAACTTAGAGGTTACAAACTCATCGGCGGAAGTCACATCCACAGGCGGTATGGTGGCAAGATTGACAAGTACAAGATATGTGAGGCCCGAGTTCAGGCCTGACACCTATTCGTTGAGTCCTACACATCTTCTAAAACTGGCCATAAAGGTTGGAAAATTCATGTATTCTGCCCAGGTGTTGAACATCCAGTCTAATACTGTAGAGTCTGTTCTCCTTGCACTTACAGATACTAGGATACAGCTCGAACCTGAGTCGTTGTTAGTGTTTAAAGACCAAAACTCACATATTCAAACCTTTTACGACCAGAAGGTGAGGATTTATCTCCGATGGCATGTATACAACGACAAGCCTATTGACGTAGACTTGTTGCGGAGTGGTTATTAG